From a region of the Triticum aestivum cultivar Chinese Spring chromosome 7D, IWGSC CS RefSeq v2.1, whole genome shotgun sequence genome:
- the LOC123167115 gene encoding probable beta-1,3-galactosyltransferase 14 yields the protein MPSSPKVFSSSAAAASRRSSLRRLLSSPAVSAACLLFGLAGFLAAAVSLSRAPAEAPRGRCPDSSHPLSVSVAWDRRPGDAAGGATDLPAGLATGSRGRHKVMAFVGIFTGFGSVGRRRALRRTWLPSDRQGLLRLEEATGLAFRFVIGKSNDKSKMAALEREVEEYDDFVLLDLEEEYSRLPYKTLAFFKAAYALFDSDFYVKADDDIYLRPDRLSLLLAKERTHTQTYIGCMKKGPVFTDPKLKWYEPQSFLLGSEYFLHAYGPIYALSADVVASLVALRNNSFRMFNNEDVTIGSWMLAMNVNHENTHALCEPECTASSIAVWDIPKCSGLCHPEVKMLELHQRKECTGGPTEAAETDDE from the exons ATGCCCAGCTCGCCCAAGGTGTTCTCCTCCTCGGCCGCCGCAGCCTCCCGCCGCTcctcgctccgccgcctcctctcctcgccggccgtctccgcggcctgcctcctcttcggcCTCGCCGGGTTCCTCGCCGCCGCGGTCTCCCTCTCCCGGGcgcccgccgaggccccgcggggcCGCTGCCCGGACTCCTCGCACCCGCTCTCCGTCTCCGTCGCCTGGGACCGGCGCCCCGGGGATGCCGCGGGCGGCGCCACCGACCTCCCGGCGGGCCTCGCCACCGGATCGCGCGGCAGGCACAAGGTCATGGCCTTCGTCGGGATCTTCACCGGGTTCGGCTCCGTCGGCCGCCGCCGCGCGCTCAGGCGGACGTGGCTCCCCTCCGATCGGCAGGGTCTCCTTCG GTTGGAGGAAGCTACTGGTCTGGCATTCAGATTCGTGATCGGCAAAAGCAATGACAAGTCTAAGATGGCAGCTCTTGAAAGAGAGGTTGAAGAATATGATGATTTTGTGCTTTTAGATCTCGAGGAGGAGTATAGCAGGCTTCCATACAAAAC GTTAGCATTCTTTAAGGCTGCCTATGCGTTGTTCGATTCTGATTTCTATGTTAAAGCTGATGATGACATTTACTTGAGACCAG ATAGACTCTCCTTGCTCTTGGCCAAGGAACGTACACATACACAAACATACATTGGATGCATGAAGAAGGGACCTGTTTTTACTGATCCCAAATTGAAATG GTATGAGCCACAGTCCTTCCTACTTGGATCAGAATACTTCCTTCATGCATATGGGCCTATTTATGCTTTATCAGCTGATGTGGTGGCAAGCTTAGTTGCTCTGAGAAACAACAG TTTCCGGATGTTCAACAACGAGGATGTTACTATTGGATCCTGGATGCTTGCTATGAACGTCAACCACGAGAACACCCATGCTCTCTGCGAACCTGAGTGCACAGCATCCTCAATTGCTGTCTGGGACATTCCAAAATGCTCAG GGCTATGCCACCCGGAGGTAAAGATGCTGGAGCTTCACCAGCGGAAAGAGTGCACGGGTGGTCCAACGGAGGCCGCTGAAACCGATGACGAGTGA